A window of the Brassica oleracea var. oleracea cultivar TO1000 chromosome C1, BOL, whole genome shotgun sequence genome harbors these coding sequences:
- the LOC106312946 gene encoding autophagy-related protein 18h isoform X2, producing the protein MSLIKQVLWSSFDRLHTSESSFKNLLLLGYANGFQVLDIDDASDVSELVSRRDDPVTFLQMQPLPAKCEGIEGFSASHPMLIAVADEAKGSVPPIRNGYDDPLALSPTAVRFYSLRSHNYVHVLRFRSTVYMVRCSPRIVAVGLGSQIYCFDALTLENKFSVLSYPVPQLGNQGVNVGYGPMAVGSRWLAYASNNPLSSSIGRLSPQNVTPPGVSPSTSPSGGNLVARYAMESSKHLAAGLLNLGDKGYKTISKYCQDLKHDVPGSSLSSSPGQKVGRGATSAADSDVAGTVIVKDFESRAIIAQFRAHTSPISALCFDQSGTLLVTASIHGNNINVFRIMPSPSKNGPGPQSYDWSSSHVPLYKLHRGMTSAVIQDICFSSYSQWIAIVSSKGTCHIYVLSPFGGENVIEIRSSHVDGPTLAPTLSLPWWSSPSLSTTHFTFPPPASVTLSVVSRIKCNNFFHAASSVVGKPSFPSGCLAAVFHKAVPQVSAPALDYLLVYTPSGHVVQYKLIPSLGGGDQAESSSRIGAAEEELRVKVEPVQCWDVCRRTDWPEREENICGRVAEDSVDASDLAKPLEKHHVYVANAEVLINSGRKPIWQNSEISFYPMFRPDSAGLNHGEMEIEKVSANEVDIRRKDLLPVFDNFHSVYSSMRNRGFPVERDSDSSSSYSDPGLVKGRGSSSSHFALTPNQDPHSGIVTFKQPVVSISSAVKDTDYTVDDAHMLLKNASLPAETTIVNNSGTSGASNVSSNPSDLSMNATDESEEGPVDDGYPNFEQFFKETAKEAENKNAPSDQRKLDDDDDDDDDDDMLGGVFAFSEEG; encoded by the exons ATGTCTTTGATCAAGCAGGTGCTGTGGTCTTCCTTCGATAGGTTACATACAAGTGAATCTTCTTTCAAGAACCTTCTTTTACTAGGTTATGCCAACGGGTTTCAAGTCCTTGATATCGACGATGCAAGTGATGTCAGCGAACTTGTGTCGAGGCGGGATGATCCAGTTACGTTTCTACAGATGCAGCCTTTACCTGCTAAATGTGAAGGAATCGAAGGATTTAGTGCTTCGCATCCCATGCTTATAGCAGTTGCTGATGAAGCCAAGGGCTCAGTTCCTCCTATTAGAAATGGTTATGATGATCCTCTTGCCCTATCTCCCACGGCTGTACGATTCTATTCACTTAGATCTCACAACTATGTTCATGTTTTGAGATTCCGATCTACTGTCTATATGGTCAGATGCAGTCCCCGGATTGTAGCTGTTGGCCTCGGTTCACAG ATATACTGTTTTGATGCGCTAACTCTTGAAAACAAGTTTAGTGTCCTCTCATATCCTGTTCCTCAGCTTGGAAACCAAGGGGTCAATGTCGGATATGGACCAATGGCTGTCGGATCTAGATGGTTAGCTTATGCTTCCAATAATCCCTTGTCCTCTAGTATAGGTCGCCTTAGCCCTCAGAATGTTACTCCCCCTGGAGTCAGTCCATCTACCTCCCCTAGCGGTGGTAATCTAGTGGCGAGATACGCCATGGAATCTAGTAAGCATTTGGCGGCGGGTTTACTTAATTTAGGTGACAAAGGTTACAAGACTATATCTAAATACTGTCAAGATCTAAAACATGACGTTCCTGGTTCCTCTCTTTCGTCCAGTCCTGGCCAGAAAGTTGGTCGGGGCGCAACTTCTGCTGCAGATTCAGATGTTGCTGGAACG GTTATTGTCAAGGATTTTGAATCCCGGGCTATTATAGCACAATTCAGGGCTCACACCAGTCCAATATCGGCGCTCTGCTTCGACCAAAGTGGCACTCTATTAGTGACGGCCTCGATCCACGGTAACAATATTAACGTTTTCCGGATTATGCCATCGCCTTCAAAGAATGGACCAGGTCCCCAAAGCTATGATTGGAGCTCTTCCCATGTGCCTCTTTACAAACTGCATCGTGGCATGACATCAGCT GTAATACAAGATATTTGCTTTAGTAGCTACAGCCAGTGGATTGCAATCGTGTCATCTAAGGGTACTTGCCATATTTATGTTCTGTCCCCGTTTGGAGGAGAAAATGTTATTGAGATACGGAGTTCTCATGTCGATGGACCAACGCTTGCTCCGACATTGTCCCTGCCGTGGTGGTCGAGCCCATCGCTTAGCACCACCCATTTTACGTTTCCACCACCAGCATCGGTAACTCTTTCTGTGGTTAGCCGAATCAAATGCAACAATTTCTTCCATGCTGCCAGTTCCGTTGTAGGAAAACCGTCCTTCCCTTCTGGCTGTCTTGCTGCTGTTTTCCATAAGGCAGTCCCGCAGGTGTCAGCTCCTGCGTTAGACTATCTACTTGTTTACACTCCATCGGGTCATGTAGTTCAATACAAACTCATTCCATCTCTTGGAGGAGGAGACCAGGCTGAGAGCAGTTCGCGAATAGGAGCAGCTGAAGAGGAATTAAGAGTGAAAGTCGAACCCGTTCAGTGTTGGGATGTCTGCCGGAGAACAGATTGGCCAGAGAGAGAAGAGAATATATGCGGAAGAGTTGCAGAGGACAGCGTTGATGCTTCTGATCTAGCGAAGCCTCTCGAGAAACACCACGTTTATGTTGCCAATGCAGAGGTTCTAATAAACTCGGGAAGAAAACCAATCTGGCAGAACTCAGAG ATATCTTTCTATCCCATGTTTCGACCGGACTCCGCTGGATTGAACCACGGGGAGATGGAAATCGAGAAAGTATCTGCAAATGAGGTTGATATCAGGCGCAAGGATCTGCTGCCTGTGTTCGATAATTTTCACAGTGTGTATTCCAGTATGCGTAACAG AGGATTTCCTGTTGAAAGAGATTCAGATTCTTCTTCTTCTTATTCTGATCCTGGGCTAGTTAAAG GTAGAGGAAGTAGTTCCTCCCATTTTGCACTAACTCCGAACCAAGACCCTCATAGCGGAATTGTAACATTCAAACAACCAGTGGTTTCCATTTCTTCTGCTGTGAAAGACACTGATTATACTGTAGACGACGCTCATATGTTGCTAAAGAACGCCTCCCTGCCCGCTGAAACAACAATTGTAAACAACAGCGGGACAAGCGGAGCTTCAAATGTAAGTTCTAACCCTTCTGATCTCAGCATGAATGCTACGGACGAAAGTGAGGAGGGACCTGTTGATGATGGCTACCCAAACTTTGAGCAGTTTTTTAAGGAAACTGCTAAAGAAGCAGAGAACAAGAATGCTCCATCTGATCAAAGAAAACTAGATGATGATGATGATGATGACGACGATGACGACATGCTTGGTGGTGTTTTTGCTTTCTCCGAAGAAG GTTGA
- the LOC106312946 gene encoding autophagy-related protein 18h isoform X1, with amino-acid sequence MKSRSSKVNINNGDNHQTRNGTNGFLPNSLKFISTCIRTASSGVRSASASVAASLSPESHELKDQVLWSSFDRLHTSESSFKNLLLLGYANGFQVLDIDDASDVSELVSRRDDPVTFLQMQPLPAKCEGIEGFSASHPMLIAVADEAKGSVPPIRNGYDDPLALSPTAVRFYSLRSHNYVHVLRFRSTVYMVRCSPRIVAVGLGSQIYCFDALTLENKFSVLSYPVPQLGNQGVNVGYGPMAVGSRWLAYASNNPLSSSIGRLSPQNVTPPGVSPSTSPSGGNLVARYAMESSKHLAAGLLNLGDKGYKTISKYCQDLKHDVPGSSLSSSPGQKVGRGATSAADSDVAGTVIVKDFESRAIIAQFRAHTSPISALCFDQSGTLLVTASIHGNNINVFRIMPSPSKNGPGPQSYDWSSSHVPLYKLHRGMTSAVIQDICFSSYSQWIAIVSSKGTCHIYVLSPFGGENVIEIRSSHVDGPTLAPTLSLPWWSSPSLSTTHFTFPPPASVTLSVVSRIKCNNFFHAASSVVGKPSFPSGCLAAVFHKAVPQVSAPALDYLLVYTPSGHVVQYKLIPSLGGGDQAESSSRIGAAEEELRVKVEPVQCWDVCRRTDWPEREENICGRVAEDSVDASDLAKPLEKHHVYVANAEVLINSGRKPIWQNSEISFYPMFRPDSAGLNHGEMEIEKVSANEVDIRRKDLLPVFDNFHSVYSSMRNRGFPVERDSDSSSSYSDPGLVKGRGSSSSHFALTPNQDPHSGIVTFKQPVVSISSAVKDTDYTVDDAHMLLKNASLPAETTIVNNSGTSGASNVSSNPSDLSMNATDESEEGPVDDGYPNFEQFFKETAKEAENKNAPSDQRKLDDDDDDDDDDDMLGGVFAFSEEG; translated from the exons ATGAAGAGCAGGAGCAGCAAGGTCAATATCAACAACGGAGATAATCATCAGACGAGAAACGGTACAAATGGCTTTTTGCCTAATTCCCTAAAATTCATATCAACCTGTATCAGAACCGCTTCCTCCGGCGTGCGCTCAGCTAGCGCTTCCGTCGCTGCTTCTCTCTCCCCCGAATCCCACGAGCTCAAGGATCAG GTGCTGTGGTCTTCCTTCGATAGGTTACATACAAGTGAATCTTCTTTCAAGAACCTTCTTTTACTAGGTTATGCCAACGGGTTTCAAGTCCTTGATATCGACGATGCAAGTGATGTCAGCGAACTTGTGTCGAGGCGGGATGATCCAGTTACGTTTCTACAGATGCAGCCTTTACCTGCTAAATGTGAAGGAATCGAAGGATTTAGTGCTTCGCATCCCATGCTTATAGCAGTTGCTGATGAAGCCAAGGGCTCAGTTCCTCCTATTAGAAATGGTTATGATGATCCTCTTGCCCTATCTCCCACGGCTGTACGATTCTATTCACTTAGATCTCACAACTATGTTCATGTTTTGAGATTCCGATCTACTGTCTATATGGTCAGATGCAGTCCCCGGATTGTAGCTGTTGGCCTCGGTTCACAG ATATACTGTTTTGATGCGCTAACTCTTGAAAACAAGTTTAGTGTCCTCTCATATCCTGTTCCTCAGCTTGGAAACCAAGGGGTCAATGTCGGATATGGACCAATGGCTGTCGGATCTAGATGGTTAGCTTATGCTTCCAATAATCCCTTGTCCTCTAGTATAGGTCGCCTTAGCCCTCAGAATGTTACTCCCCCTGGAGTCAGTCCATCTACCTCCCCTAGCGGTGGTAATCTAGTGGCGAGATACGCCATGGAATCTAGTAAGCATTTGGCGGCGGGTTTACTTAATTTAGGTGACAAAGGTTACAAGACTATATCTAAATACTGTCAAGATCTAAAACATGACGTTCCTGGTTCCTCTCTTTCGTCCAGTCCTGGCCAGAAAGTTGGTCGGGGCGCAACTTCTGCTGCAGATTCAGATGTTGCTGGAACG GTTATTGTCAAGGATTTTGAATCCCGGGCTATTATAGCACAATTCAGGGCTCACACCAGTCCAATATCGGCGCTCTGCTTCGACCAAAGTGGCACTCTATTAGTGACGGCCTCGATCCACGGTAACAATATTAACGTTTTCCGGATTATGCCATCGCCTTCAAAGAATGGACCAGGTCCCCAAAGCTATGATTGGAGCTCTTCCCATGTGCCTCTTTACAAACTGCATCGTGGCATGACATCAGCT GTAATACAAGATATTTGCTTTAGTAGCTACAGCCAGTGGATTGCAATCGTGTCATCTAAGGGTACTTGCCATATTTATGTTCTGTCCCCGTTTGGAGGAGAAAATGTTATTGAGATACGGAGTTCTCATGTCGATGGACCAACGCTTGCTCCGACATTGTCCCTGCCGTGGTGGTCGAGCCCATCGCTTAGCACCACCCATTTTACGTTTCCACCACCAGCATCGGTAACTCTTTCTGTGGTTAGCCGAATCAAATGCAACAATTTCTTCCATGCTGCCAGTTCCGTTGTAGGAAAACCGTCCTTCCCTTCTGGCTGTCTTGCTGCTGTTTTCCATAAGGCAGTCCCGCAGGTGTCAGCTCCTGCGTTAGACTATCTACTTGTTTACACTCCATCGGGTCATGTAGTTCAATACAAACTCATTCCATCTCTTGGAGGAGGAGACCAGGCTGAGAGCAGTTCGCGAATAGGAGCAGCTGAAGAGGAATTAAGAGTGAAAGTCGAACCCGTTCAGTGTTGGGATGTCTGCCGGAGAACAGATTGGCCAGAGAGAGAAGAGAATATATGCGGAAGAGTTGCAGAGGACAGCGTTGATGCTTCTGATCTAGCGAAGCCTCTCGAGAAACACCACGTTTATGTTGCCAATGCAGAGGTTCTAATAAACTCGGGAAGAAAACCAATCTGGCAGAACTCAGAG ATATCTTTCTATCCCATGTTTCGACCGGACTCCGCTGGATTGAACCACGGGGAGATGGAAATCGAGAAAGTATCTGCAAATGAGGTTGATATCAGGCGCAAGGATCTGCTGCCTGTGTTCGATAATTTTCACAGTGTGTATTCCAGTATGCGTAACAG AGGATTTCCTGTTGAAAGAGATTCAGATTCTTCTTCTTCTTATTCTGATCCTGGGCTAGTTAAAG GTAGAGGAAGTAGTTCCTCCCATTTTGCACTAACTCCGAACCAAGACCCTCATAGCGGAATTGTAACATTCAAACAACCAGTGGTTTCCATTTCTTCTGCTGTGAAAGACACTGATTATACTGTAGACGACGCTCATATGTTGCTAAAGAACGCCTCCCTGCCCGCTGAAACAACAATTGTAAACAACAGCGGGACAAGCGGAGCTTCAAATGTAAGTTCTAACCCTTCTGATCTCAGCATGAATGCTACGGACGAAAGTGAGGAGGGACCTGTTGATGATGGCTACCCAAACTTTGAGCAGTTTTTTAAGGAAACTGCTAAAGAAGCAGAGAACAAGAATGCTCCATCTGATCAAAGAAAACTAGATGATGATGATGATGATGACGACGATGACGACATGCTTGGTGGTGTTTTTGCTTTCTCCGAAGAAG GTTGA